The following are encoded together in the Magnetospirillum gryphiswaldense MSR-1 v2 genome:
- the tilS gene encoding tRNA lysidine(34) synthetase TilS, protein MKALSPAEFASLMDRLGPFEPRPRLAVAVSGGADSLAATLLAAHWVHERRGTLVALTVDHRLRPNSTAEAVLVGQWLANHGIEHHILPWLGDKPVSDIQGRARAARYGLLEQYCRQAGILHLLLAHHRDDQAETFLLRLARGSGVDGLSAMAAIRHSTHLRWLRPLLSVPKARLLATLRHWDQDWVDDPSNLDPRHARVRLRLLADTLAAEGLEPGRLAQTARTLAVAGDALDRMVADAVVEWVDIHPAGFAWVRSDAWRQLPEDVALRLLVRLLCCHGGEEFPPRLERSQSLLRRLCHGQGGTLSGCRVVVMAGRALFCREAGRMAEPVSVEPGAEISWDGRFRAVVPAQAPPGLRLGGLGPQGWGKVAKAMGRKALPDIPAMVRATLPVLMDEDGVFAAPYLGYNRRDQWQAVSPWLWPAPRRSLTEIAHCLV, encoded by the coding sequence ATGAAAGCGCTGTCACCCGCTGAATTCGCCAGTTTGATGGACCGGCTGGGGCCGTTCGAGCCCAGGCCGCGTCTGGCCGTGGCGGTGTCGGGCGGCGCCGATTCCCTGGCCGCCACCTTGCTGGCCGCCCATTGGGTGCATGAGCGCCGGGGCACGTTGGTGGCGCTGACCGTCGATCACCGCCTGCGCCCCAATTCCACCGCCGAGGCGGTGCTGGTTGGCCAATGGCTGGCCAATCACGGTATCGAACATCACATCTTGCCGTGGTTGGGCGACAAGCCGGTATCCGATATCCAAGGCCGCGCCCGCGCCGCCCGCTATGGGTTGCTCGAACAATATTGCCGCCAGGCCGGTATTCTCCATCTGCTGCTGGCCCATCACCGCGACGATCAGGCGGAAACCTTCTTGCTGCGGTTGGCGCGGGGCTCTGGTGTTGACGGGTTGTCGGCCATGGCGGCCATTCGCCACAGCACCCATCTGCGCTGGTTGCGCCCGTTGCTGTCGGTGCCCAAGGCCCGCCTGCTGGCCACCTTGCGCCATTGGGACCAGGATTGGGTCGATGATCCGTCCAATCTGGACCCCCGCCACGCCCGCGTTCGCCTGCGCCTGCTGGCCGACACCCTGGCCGCCGAGGGGTTGGAGCCAGGGCGGCTGGCCCAAACCGCCCGCACTTTGGCCGTGGCTGGCGACGCACTGGACCGCATGGTTGCCGATGCCGTGGTCGAATGGGTTGATATTCACCCCGCCGGCTTCGCCTGGGTACGAAGCGACGCCTGGAGACAATTGCCCGAGGACGTCGCCCTGCGCCTGCTGGTGCGCCTCTTGTGCTGCCATGGCGGCGAGGAATTCCCGCCCCGGCTGGAACGCAGCCAAAGCCTGTTGCGCCGGCTGTGCCACGGCCAAGGCGGCACATTGTCGGGCTGCCGGGTGGTGGTTATGGCGGGGCGGGCGCTTTTTTGCCGTGAAGCCGGGCGCATGGCTGAGCCGGTGTCGGTCGAGCCGGGGGCGGAAATCTCATGGGATGGCCGCTTTCGCGCGGTTGTACCGGCGCAGGCGCCGCCGGGCTTGCGCCTGGGTGGATTGGGGCCGCAGGGCTGGGGCAAGGTGGCCAAGGCCATGGGCCGCAAGGCTTTGCCGGATATTCCGGCCATGGTTCGTGCCACCCTTCCGGTGCTGATGGATGAGGATGGTGTTTTCGCCGCGCCTTACCTCGGCTATAACCGTCGTGACCAATGGCAAGCAGTGTCGCCATGGCTGTGGCCGGCACCGCGTCGGTCGTTGACTGAGATTGCTCATTGTCTTGTTTAG